A single window of Toxotes jaculatrix isolate fToxJac2 chromosome 4, fToxJac2.pri, whole genome shotgun sequence DNA harbors:
- the fam83fb gene encoding protein FAM83F, whose translation MAESQLMCMEDGHIGAKVPDTKPEFYYSEEQRVAIEELLKNGDGAFKTRLKEDNMKDFLSAREVKTLVNTFKQYDSGNDSSKSAQSRSEDGAAGTDADSGVHSTYWPQMSDTEVPPLDIGWHSGGLFKGVTRVAVHTHPPKDNGPHIKEVVRRLIQEASKVIAIVMDILTDLQILQDLMDAAWRRSVPVYILLDDQGVPHFLDMCSRLQIGSQHLRNIRTRTLQGLGFGLSFGRLPGALCNKYMLVDGDKVAFGSYSFSWCTSRMDRNMITVMTGQVVDFFDRDFRELYAVSKNLDLYKEFHVSKPAANATSALRSKTGSIRPLLPATTSRFQVSLGDSRNPDIQVPAHKYYNPKYLLAFGDIPRPTGSLQEAGPKRGSFLPEVPEDMEQGRSRLASSERMGRRNSLTSEAQGESFKRPNGIPQDKKGQLTWKQKLFRKKSSSKLSVNSVANSTDPPPAETSRTDENEDSFEVIVRTPSKLRGKKPSKLGRRTESQQTVDTAQDNESVKSRRRRKPECKVS comes from the exons ATGGCCGAATCCCAGCTCATGTGCATGGAAGACGGCCACATTGGAGCCAAGGTCCCGGACACCAAACCGGAGTTTTACTACAGCGAGGAGCAGCGCGTCGCCATCGAGGAGCTCCTCAAGAACGGCGACGGTGCCTTCAAAACACGCCTCAAGGAGGACAACATGAAAGACTTCTTATCGGCCAGAGAGGTCAAAACGCTGGTGAACACTTTTAAACAGTACGACTCCGGTAATGACAGCAGCAAATCGGCGCAGTCCAGGTCGGAGGATGGAGCCGCCGGCACCGACGCGGACTCGGGGGTCCATTCCACGTACTGGCCCCAGATGTCGGACACCGAGGTTCCGCCGCTGGATATCGGCTGGCACAGCGGGGGGTTGTTCAAAGGGGTGACCCGAGTGGCCGTGCACACACACCCGCCTAAGGACAACGGACCTCACATCAAAGAGGTGGTGCGGCGGCTCATACAGGAGGCGAGCAAG GTGATAGCAATAGTGATGGACATTCTCACAGACCTCCAGATCCTGCAGGACTTAATGGATGCGGCCTGGCGACGCTCCGTGCCTGTATACATCTTGTTAGATGACCAAGGTGTGCCACACTTCCTGGATATGTGCTCCAGGCTGCAGATCGGCTCACAGCACCTTCGA AACATCAGAACCAGAACGCTGCAGGGACTCGGATTTGGTTTGTCCTTCGGCAGACTGCCTGGTGCGCTCTGTAATAAGTACATGCTGGTAGACGGAGACAAAGTGGCGTTTGGCTCCTACAG TTTCTCCTGGTGTACATCTCGTATGGACCGAAACATGATCACTGTGATGACGGGGCAAGTGGTTGACTTCTTTGACCGGGACTTCCGTGAACTTTACGCCGTTTCCAAGAATCTGGACCTCTACAAGGAGTTCCACGTCAGCAAGCCTGCTGCTAACGCGACCTCAGCATTACGTTCCAAAACGGGGTCCATACGCCCGCTTTTACCGGCCACCACGTCCCGCTTCCAGGTTAGCTTAGGGGATTCACGGAATCCTGACATCCAGGTGCCTGCACACAAATACTACAACCCCAAATACTTGCTGGCGTTTGGAGATATCCCACGTCCAACTGGGTCTCTGCAAGAGGCAGGGCCGAAGAGGGGGTCATTTCTGCCTGAGGTTCCAGAGGACATGGAACAGGGGAGGTCACGATTGGCCAGTAGTGAGAGGATGGGCCGACGGAATTCATTGACGTCGGAAGCTCAGGGTGAAAGCTTCAAGAGGCCCAATGGAATCCCACAGGACAAGAAGGGGCAGCTTACGTGGAAGCAGAAActcttcagaaaaaaatcatccagTAAACTTTCAGTGAACAGCGTGGCGAACAGTACGGACCCTCCGCCCGCAGAAACCAGTCGGACTGACGAGAACGAGGACAGCTTTGAAGTGATTGTGAGAACTCCATCGAAGCTGAGGGGAAAGAAGCCGTCTAAACTGGGTCGGAGGACCGAGTCTCAGCAAACTGTCGACACGGCACAGGATAATGAGA GTGTGAAGAGCCGACGCAGAAGAAAGCCAGAATGTAAAGTGTCCTGA